The nucleotide sequence CGTTCCCGACTTCGGCAAAGCCGCCGGAAAGGACCACAGCGCTTTTTATCTTTTTCCGTCCGCACTGCTCTAGGATTCCAGGAACGGTTTGCGCAGGCGTGGCAATTATCGCCGCATCCACATTCCCGCCCACTGCGAGCACGTCCGAGTAACACGTGAGCCCAAGCAGTTTTCCGTACTTGGGGTTTACGGGGTAAAGTTTCCCCCCGAAACCGCCTTCGACGAGGTTCTTGAGTATCACGCATCCCAGCTTCTCAGGATTGTCGCTTGCCCCTACCACCGCGAGGCTCTTTGCTTCGAACAGGTATTTCAGGTTTTTGAGCAGTTTGTCCATGCACTATCTCCTCAGCCTTTTCTGCACAGCTTCGCCCTGGAGCTCCCTTAGCGCGTCCTTCGCAATCCACCTCGCGCTCTTAGAGTCAAGCTTTTCAATTTCCCTTGCAGTCCGTATCGCAGATTTGTTGAGGCTTTTGCTGCGTTTGCCGATGTTGCGCAAAGCCCAGTTTACCGCCTTCCTCACGAAATTCCGCCCGTCCCCGGATTCGCGTTTTATCGTAGGGTAGAATTTCTCGAATTTCGCATCAGGGGCTTTTTTGTCGTGGATTGCAAGCGATGCCATCAGGGCGAAGCCGGAGCGCTTTACGAATTCCCCCTCGCGTTTGCTCCATTCGAAGGCTTTTTTGTAAGCAAAAGGCGTCTTGTCGAAGAGGCGGAAGCAGACCTGGTCGCAAACGTCCCAGGAATCGAAATCGGAAACCCACGCCTCCATCATGGATTCGGAGGTTTTTTCATGGTCCGCAACCATGGCCGCAAGTATCCGGGCTTCGTGGATTCCTGAGTTCCACAATTTGAGCGCGAGCCTGTGGTCGATGCCTATTTTCCTGGACAGCGCGATGAGTTCAGGGGCGCAAATCCCGAGCGTGTTCTTCGGATTAATTCCGAAGCGCGCCATGCCCGCAACGTTTTCGGGATTCGCATTTTTCTTCAGCTTCTTCAAAACCTTTTCGTATTCCAATCACTTCACCCTGGTTTCAAATCCGATTTTTTCGAGCTTCTGCAAAGCATTTGAAACATTCTTTGCTTTGACCAGCACATGGTCTGTGGAATAAGAAGATATGGCGA is from Candidatus Micrarchaeia archaeon and encodes:
- a CDS encoding DNA alkylation repair protein, whose protein sequence is MEYEKVLKKLKKNANPENVAGMARFGINPKNTLGICAPELIALSRKIGIDHRLALKLWNSGIHEARILAAMVADHEKTSESMMEAWVSDFDSWDVCDQVCFRLFDKTPFAYKKAFEWSKREGEFVKRSGFALMASLAIHDKKAPDAKFEKFYPTIKRESGDGRNFVRKAVNWALRNIGKRSKSLNKSAIRTAREIEKLDSKSARWIAKDALRELQGEAVQKRLRR